One Deltaproteobacteria bacterium DNA window includes the following coding sequences:
- a CDS encoding class II glutamine amidotransferase, which yields MSFCFAFLSNDAGLLGPALSPFRAVLHEAKGAPHGWGVGYYQAGQPLLRKQPKTPEGELDFVSKIEALRSNFIIGHRGGRRAGAQSTENTQPFRFRNWLFAHLGTVERFDEVKAGLLSSVPDFIRRNIRGATESEHLFHLFLAFLNDTGKMDDPRVSGAVVGRALDTTVAYLDRLVTDRSGPPASHCCLATNGRIVVARSRGLPLRVTRHGSYTNVGRGPDDRPLSYPHLKAVMLAGGSIPEAPRWETVAEGHTVVIDAELNIEYSVPQ from the coding sequence ATGAGCTTCTGTTTCGCGTTTCTGTCGAACGACGCGGGCCTCCTCGGGCCCGCGCTCTCGCCTTTTCGCGCGGTCCTTCACGAGGCCAAGGGAGCCCCGCACGGCTGGGGGGTCGGATACTATCAGGCCGGCCAACCCCTGCTGCGAAAGCAACCCAAGACTCCCGAAGGGGAACTCGATTTCGTCTCCAAGATCGAGGCCCTCCGCAGCAACTTCATCATCGGCCACCGGGGCGGGCGTCGCGCCGGAGCCCAGAGCACCGAGAACACCCAGCCCTTCCGGTTTCGGAACTGGCTCTTCGCGCACCTCGGGACCGTGGAGCGGTTCGACGAGGTGAAGGCCGGACTGCTCAGCTCGGTGCCCGATTTCATTCGGCGCAACATCCGGGGCGCTACCGAGAGCGAGCATCTGTTTCACCTCTTCCTGGCCTTCCTGAACGACACGGGAAAGATGGACGATCCGCGGGTCAGCGGGGCCGTCGTGGGCCGCGCGCTCGACACGACGGTCGCGTACCTCGACCGCCTGGTAACCGATCGGAGCGGGCCGCCCGCGAGCCACTGCTGCCTGGCGACGAACGGGCGCATCGTGGTCGCCCGCAGCCGCGGCCTACCCCTCCGGGTTACCCGCCACGGCTCATACACGAACGTCGGACGGGGCCCCGATGACCGCCCGCTCAGCTATCCGCACCTGAAGGCCGTGATGCTCGCGGGAGGCTCCATCCCCGAGGCGCCACGCTGGGAGACCGTGGCCGAGGGTCATACCGTGGTCATCGACGCGGAGCTCAACATCGAGTACTCCGTGCCGCAGTGA
- a CDS encoding tetratricopeptide repeat protein produces MPFAALRLAAAVVSCVAVLACDGQSTQRNTKLAGTHYLLAADLVRKRNPEGAKAELMRALELDPDNRDAHQLLGVVFYLEGVHAMNFLEREQCLEGRAAQEQREVANERFRRAEQHLARSVKLAAQERTIQSEDLTNLASVALHFKRYDEAIQHCDKALQNILFTNRFTALGNRGWAYFLKGDRVRAARDLRQALFYQPKFCIGRYRLAKVYYEEREYAKVITELKHVTDDKDCPIQEPFQLLGLTYGRLRQTEEARQQFDRCVALNPKSCISLECRRYVKLI; encoded by the coding sequence ATGCCATTCGCAGCGCTTCGCCTGGCCGCGGCCGTCGTGTCGTGCGTGGCCGTGCTCGCCTGCGACGGCCAGTCGACGCAGCGGAACACGAAGCTCGCCGGAACGCACTACCTCCTCGCCGCCGACCTCGTGCGCAAGCGCAACCCCGAGGGCGCCAAGGCCGAGCTGATGCGGGCGCTCGAGCTAGACCCCGACAACCGGGACGCGCACCAGCTTCTCGGGGTGGTCTTCTACCTCGAGGGGGTTCACGCGATGAACTTCCTCGAGCGTGAGCAGTGCCTGGAGGGGCGGGCCGCTCAGGAGCAGCGCGAGGTGGCGAACGAGCGCTTTCGGCGAGCCGAACAGCACCTTGCCCGATCGGTCAAGCTCGCCGCACAGGAGCGGACGATCCAGTCCGAGGACCTGACCAACCTGGCGAGCGTGGCGCTGCACTTCAAGCGCTACGACGAAGCGATCCAGCACTGCGACAAGGCGCTACAGAACATCCTCTTCACCAATCGCTTCACGGCCCTCGGCAACCGAGGCTGGGCCTACTTCCTGAAGGGCGACCGGGTGCGGGCGGCGCGGGACCTCCGGCAGGCTCTCTTCTACCAGCCGAAGTTCTGCATCGGGCGCTATCGCCTGGCGAAGGTCTATTACGAGGAGCGCGAGTACGCGAAGGTCATCACGGAGCTCAAGCACGTCACCGATGACAAGGACTGCCCGATCCAGGAGCCGTTCCAGCTCCTCGGGCTGACCTACGGAAGGCTTCGTCAAACCGAAGAAGCACGACAGCAGTTCGACCGATGCGTAGCGCTGAACCCCAAGAGTTGTATCTCGTTGGAGTGTAGACGCTACGTGAAGCTGATTTGA
- a CDS encoding helix-turn-helix domain-containing protein: protein MDAQREFGVFLRSERKLRQIPLAEIAAATKIPLQSLERLESGAWNDLPPQVFVRGFVRSYAKHLGLPEEDTARRYDAALERLKRIEDERSEPVGEAAAEVSGHRGRFGLALFVIILLIIASITLSVIWRRGVPSDTQAAVPSRSDDRPESGRRVG, encoded by the coding sequence ATGGATGCTCAACGGGAATTCGGCGTTTTCCTGCGAAGCGAGAGGAAGCTGCGGCAGATTCCTCTCGCGGAGATCGCCGCGGCCACCAAGATTCCCCTCCAGTCCCTCGAGCGCCTGGAAAGCGGCGCGTGGAACGACCTTCCCCCGCAGGTGTTCGTGCGCGGCTTCGTCAGGTCGTACGCGAAGCACCTCGGCCTGCCGGAGGAGGACACTGCCCGGCGCTACGACGCTGCCCTCGAACGCCTGAAGCGCATCGAGGACGAGCGGAGCGAGCCGGTCGGCGAGGCCGCCGCGGAGGTCTCCGGACACCGCGGTCGCTTCGGGCTGGCGCTCTTCGTCATCATCCTGCTCATCATCGCGTCCATCACCCTGTCGGTCATCTGGCGTCGGGGAGTGCCCTCGGACACGCAGGCCGCGGTCCCCTCGCGCTCGGACGATCGTCCCGAGTCCGGGCGCCGGGTCGGCTGA